The Anomaloglossus baeobatrachus isolate aAnoBae1 chromosome 10, aAnoBae1.hap1, whole genome shotgun sequence genome has a segment encoding these proteins:
- the LOC142254533 gene encoding coatomer subunit beta-like: protein MTAAENVCYTLINVPMDSEPPSEITLKTDLEKGDVKSKTEALKKVIIMILNGEKLPGLLMTIIRFVLPLQDHTIKKLLLVFWEIVPKTTPDGKLLQEMILVCDAYRKDLQHPNEFIRGSTLRFLCKLKEAELLEPLMPAIRACLEHRHSYVRRNAVLAIYTIYRNFEHLIPDAPELIHDFLVNEKDASCKRNAFMMLIHADQDRALDYLSTCIDQVHTFGDILQLVIVELIYKVCHANPSERARFIRCIYNLLQSSSPAVKYEAAGTLVTLSSAPTAIKAAAQCYIDLIIKESDNNVKLIVLDRLIELKDHPSHERVLQVLCIVDPPVPRSPPAALCIVDPPVPRARPAGTVHCRSTRPTIASCSSVHCRSTRPTSASCSSVHCRSTRPTSASCRYCAL from the exons ATGACGGCCGCAGAGAACGTGTGCTACACCCTCATCAATGTCCCCATGGACTCTGAGCCTCCATCAGAGATCACACTGAAGACCGACCTGG AGAAAGGAGATGTGAAATCCAAGACGGAGGCTCTGAAGAAAGTGATCATCATGATCCTGAACGGGGAGAAGCTGCCCGGGCTCCTGATGACCATCATCCGCTTCGTGCTGCCGCTGCAGGACCACACCATCAAGAAGCTGCTGCTCGTCTTCTGGGAGATCGTCCCCAAGACCACTCCGGACGGTAAACTGCTGCAGGAGATGATCCTGGTGTGTGACGCCTACAGGAAG GATCTCCAGCATCCGAATGAGTTCATCCGCGGCTCCACCCTGCGCTTCCTGTGTAAGCTGAAAGAGGCCGAGCTCCTGGAGCCGCTGATGCCGGCCATCCGGGCGTGCCTGGAACATCGGCACAGCTACGTGAGGAGGAACGCCGTGCTGGCCATATACACCATCTACAG AAACTTTGAGCATCTGATCCCGGACGCCCCGGAGCTGATCCACGACTTCCTGGTGAACGAGAAGGACGCCAGCTGCAAGAGGAACGCCTTCATGATGCTGATCCACGCCGACCAG GACCGCGCTCTGGATTACCTCAGCACCTGCATCGATCAGGTCCACACCTTCGGGGACATCTTGCAGCTGGTGATTGTGGAGCTGATATACAAG GTGTGTCACGCCAACCCTTCCGAGAGAGCGCGCTTCATCCGCTGTATCTACAACCTGCTGCAGTCCTCCAGCCCAGCCGTGAAGTATGAAGCTGCCGGGACCCTCGTCACACTGTCCAGCGCCCCCACTGCCATCAAG GCCGCGGCTCAGTGCTACATCGACCTGATCATTAAAGAGAGTGACAACAACGTGAAGCTGATCGTCCTGGATCGCCTGATAGAGCTGAAGGACCACCCGTCCCACGAGCGCGTCCTGCAGGTACtgtgcattgtagatccacccgtcccacgatcgcctcctgcagctctgtgcattgtagatccacccgtcccaCGAGCGCGTCCTGCAGGTACtgtgcattgtagatccacccgtcccacgatcgcctcctgcagctctgtgcattgtagatccacccgtcccacgagcgcctcctgcagctctgtgcattgtagatccacccgtcccaCGAGCGCGTCCTGCAGGTACtgtgcattgtag